From the genome of Flavobacterium ovatum, one region includes:
- a CDS encoding TonB-dependent receptor gives MKFNFQNNIAIAIVVMTVQVSFAQKRDGNIGSEEVTVVKSYSPTISDAVKISETPSLDDDGNTKKETIKYSIFSFPVASTFAPLKGKAEGVEKSKQEHLYNNYATLGFGNFQTLNAELFVNQELNNNDYVGGMFRHLSSQGGVKNAELNADYFDTAIDLTYGANYNDMSFNLDLGYENQIYNWYGLPADFGSSLAPQDRSDLIFGINPQHSFNTYSIGGRIGFGESFLSDANLKFLHFADTFGSAENRFYVRPTFKFEVGEQAVKTNLIVDYVGGSFEHNDDKSNTQAIKYGYTNIGIQPSFVMLKDDWTLNLGAGIFYSMDSENSKGSLYVYPQVNASLKVVGDLMIFYTGAEGSLEQNSYQQFADGNPFLSPTMGDKTTAGFIKPTDKQYDIFAGLKGKLANNVSYNLKASYLNERNKALYRSSDYTEVITNEPYAFGNSFQVVYDDMKTLSFSGNLKASFSENVTFGLTGTFSSYTNNFEQEAWNLPTVKVESNLDVNITQKWFTGAQVFYVGERMDMMQNSTNTTTLSSYFDINAHLGYKHSDRLTGFLKANNIANQGYQQWLNYPVQGFQIVVGANYKFDF, from the coding sequence ATGAAATTCAATTTCCAAAATAATATAGCCATAGCAATTGTAGTAATGACTGTTCAAGTGTCATTTGCTCAAAAGAGGGATGGTAACATTGGCTCAGAAGAAGTGACGGTTGTTAAATCCTATAGTCCAACTATTTCTGATGCAGTGAAAATTAGTGAAACACCTTCACTTGATGATGATGGGAATACTAAGAAAGAAACGATTAAATATTCTATTTTTTCATTTCCTGTAGCTTCTACGTTTGCACCTTTGAAGGGGAAAGCAGAAGGAGTGGAGAAGTCAAAACAAGAACATTTATATAACAATTACGCAACCTTAGGATTTGGAAATTTCCAAACTTTAAATGCAGAACTTTTTGTAAACCAAGAATTAAATAATAACGATTATGTAGGAGGAATGTTTCGTCATCTATCATCTCAAGGGGGAGTGAAAAACGCCGAATTAAATGCTGATTATTTTGATACTGCAATTGATTTGACTTATGGAGCGAACTATAATGACATGTCATTTAATTTAGACTTAGGATATGAAAACCAAATTTACAACTGGTACGGTTTGCCAGCAGACTTTGGTAGTTCATTAGCCCCACAAGATAGATCTGATTTAATCTTTGGGATTAATCCTCAACATTCTTTTAATACCTATTCTATTGGAGGAAGAATTGGTTTTGGTGAAAGTTTCTTAAGTGATGCTAATTTGAAGTTTTTACATTTTGCTGATACTTTTGGTTCTGCCGAAAATCGTTTTTATGTTAGACCTACCTTTAAATTTGAAGTAGGAGAACAAGCGGTTAAAACTAATTTAATAGTTGATTATGTAGGCGGAAGCTTTGAACATAATGATGACAAAAGCAATACTCAAGCCATTAAATACGGCTATACTAATATAGGAATTCAACCTAGTTTTGTAATGCTAAAAGACGACTGGACATTGAATTTGGGAGCTGGAATCTTTTACAGCATGGATTCTGAGAACAGTAAAGGCTCCTTGTATGTTTACCCACAAGTAAATGCTTCATTGAAAGTGGTTGGTGATTTAATGATTTTCTATACTGGAGCAGAAGGAAGTCTAGAGCAAAATTCGTATCAACAATTTGCTGATGGAAACCCGTTTTTGTCACCTACTATGGGAGACAAAACAACTGCTGGATTCATCAAGCCAACCGACAAACAGTATGATATTTTTGCGGGATTAAAAGGAAAGCTGGCTAATAATGTGAGTTATAATTTAAAAGCGTCTTACTTGAATGAAAGGAATAAGGCTTTGTATAGAAGTAGTGATTATACAGAGGTTATAACTAATGAACCTTACGCTTTTGGAAACTCTTTCCAAGTGGTTTATGATGACATGAAAACCTTGAGTTTCTCGGGGAATTTAAAAGCTAGTTTTTCCGAGAACGTAACTTTTGGACTTACTGGAACTTTCAGTAGTTATACCAACAATTTTGAGCAAGAAGCTTGGAATCTTCCAACGGTAAAAGTAGAATCCAATTTGGATGTTAATATCACTCAAAAATGGTTTACAGGTGCTCAAGTATTTTATGTAGGTGAGCGTATGGACATGATGCAGAATTCCACCAACACTACAACATTAAGCAGTTATTTTGATATAAACGCACATTTAGGCTATAAACACAGCGACCGTTTAACAGGTTTCTTAAAAGCAAATAACATCGCCAATCAAGGATATCAACAATGGTTGAATTATCCAGTACAAGGATTTCAAATCGTAGTTGGGGCTAATTATAAATTCGATTTTTAA